A genomic stretch from Falsibacillus albus includes:
- a CDS encoding ATP-binding protein — translation MRLWRSVVGKLWMTILLLVSFVLFILTILLLEFFESYHVDQVENGLKDTVNKIAHIMEEHGDSSLGLQIAWEIAEKPAHVIVVTDQDHVHYSPGTKADERIPMQTILHDHELLQPIKDKKTVRKEMSLSGSQSNPNRYQNVIIIGVPLKHDGAVYIYQSLGVIKETTRQTTRIILLAAGIAIILTTIFAFFLSTRITAPLRKMKEAVSEVAKGKFDSKVPILTNDEIGELATAFNQMGRQLKFNLNALNQEKEQLSSILSSMADGVITFDRDGTILITNPPAERFLHQWYYEQGVNGSHVAPIRVLELLKKVVDTEKEQTGEFSLQGRSYVVIVSPLYNQQNVRGAVVVVRDMSEERQLDKLRKDFIANVSHELRTPISMLQGYSEAIIDDIASTEEEKKEIAKIIYDESLRMGRLVNELLDLARMEAGHITLNKENVDLTGFLERVTNKFQGLARDKAINLSVQMDSQKKWFNFDPDRIEQVLTNLIDNAIRHTPEGGSVNVFQKTSDHGITIDVQDTGSGIPKEDLPFVFERFYKADKARTRGRSGTGLGLAIAKNIVDAHRGQITVQSKLGQGTTFSFFLPDLK, via the coding sequence ATGAGACTTTGGCGAAGTGTGGTTGGGAAGCTCTGGATGACCATTTTGCTGCTGGTCTCCTTTGTTTTATTCATATTAACGATCCTTCTCTTGGAATTTTTTGAGAGTTATCACGTTGATCAAGTAGAGAATGGTCTCAAAGATACAGTCAACAAAATTGCTCACATTATGGAAGAACATGGAGATAGTTCATTAGGTCTCCAAATTGCATGGGAGATTGCCGAAAAACCAGCACACGTCATCGTGGTCACTGATCAAGATCATGTTCACTATTCCCCTGGAACAAAGGCGGATGAAAGAATACCGATGCAGACTATATTACATGATCATGAGCTGCTTCAGCCGATCAAGGACAAGAAAACGGTAAGGAAAGAAATGAGTTTATCCGGATCTCAGTCAAATCCAAATAGGTATCAAAATGTCATTATCATTGGGGTCCCATTAAAGCATGATGGTGCTGTGTATATTTATCAATCTCTTGGGGTGATTAAAGAGACCACTCGACAAACGACAAGAATAATCCTTTTGGCAGCGGGGATAGCAATCATTTTGACCACAATTTTTGCATTCTTCCTTTCCACAAGAATCACGGCCCCGCTAAGAAAAATGAAGGAAGCCGTATCTGAAGTGGCCAAAGGAAAATTTGACTCAAAGGTGCCGATCTTAACGAATGATGAGATTGGGGAGCTTGCTACTGCATTCAATCAAATGGGAAGGCAGTTAAAGTTCAATTTAAATGCATTGAACCAGGAAAAGGAGCAATTATCAAGCATCCTAAGCAGCATGGCCGACGGAGTCATTACTTTTGATAGGGATGGCACCATCCTGATTACCAACCCTCCTGCTGAACGGTTCTTGCATCAGTGGTACTATGAACAAGGAGTAAATGGATCTCACGTGGCTCCGATCAGGGTCTTGGAGCTGTTAAAAAAAGTAGTGGATACGGAGAAGGAACAAACAGGAGAATTCTCCCTCCAGGGCCGTTCGTATGTGGTTATCGTGAGCCCTCTTTACAATCAGCAAAATGTCCGGGGAGCTGTTGTAGTTGTAAGGGATATGTCTGAGGAAAGACAATTGGACAAGCTTCGCAAAGATTTCATTGCCAATGTTTCACATGAGCTCAGGACGCCGATTTCTATGCTTCAAGGCTACAGTGAAGCAATCATTGATGATATAGCGAGTACCGAAGAGGAAAAGAAAGAAATCGCCAAAATCATTTATGATGAGTCGCTCCGTATGGGAAGGCTCGTCAACGAATTGCTGGATCTTGCCAGGATGGAAGCTGGCCATATTACATTGAATAAAGAGAATGTCGACCTTACTGGGTTCTTGGAAAGAGTAACGAATAAATTTCAAGGACTTGCTAGGGATAAAGCGATAAATCTCTCTGTACAGATGGACTCGCAGAAGAAATGGTTCAACTTTGATCCCGACAGAATCGAGCAGGTGCTGACCAATTTGATCGATAATGCCATTCGCCACACACCGGAAGGCGGATCGGTGAATGTGTTCCAGAAGACAAGCGATCACGGCATCACGATCGATGTTCAAGATACCGGATCGGGAATTCCTAAAGAAGACTTGCCTTTTGTATTCGAGCGGTTTTACAAGGCAGACAAGGCTAGAACGAGAGGGCGCTCTGGGACAGGGCTGGGGCTGGCCATTGCAAAAAATATTGTCGATGCACATCGTGGTCAAATAACGGTGCAAAGTAAATTGGGACAAGGGACGACATTTTCTTTCTTCTTACCTGATTTAAAATGA
- the sigX gene encoding RNA polymerase sigma factor SigX, giving the protein MDSVFKRIYTKYHQDVFQFLIYMVKNRELAEDLVQEVYIRVLKSYQNFEGKSSEKTWLFSIARNVAIDYFRKQKGWRGKLIHRFDWSSNKEAVGEHQLPDEIAMQNETIRQLYAGLDQCSTDQKSVIIMRYLNDLTIYETAEVLGWTESKVKTTQHRALKKLKKVMNSYGKEGDGDGKTRLG; this is encoded by the coding sequence ATGGACTCCGTTTTTAAAAGGATTTATACGAAATATCATCAGGATGTCTTCCAATTTTTAATTTACATGGTGAAAAACAGGGAGCTTGCAGAAGATTTGGTGCAGGAAGTTTATATAAGAGTTTTGAAATCTTATCAAAATTTTGAAGGGAAAAGCTCGGAAAAAACATGGCTGTTTTCCATTGCACGTAATGTTGCAATCGATTACTTCCGCAAGCAAAAAGGGTGGAGAGGGAAATTAATACATAGGTTTGATTGGAGCTCCAATAAGGAGGCAGTAGGTGAGCACCAGCTCCCGGATGAAATTGCCATGCAAAATGAAACTATACGACAGCTGTATGCGGGATTGGATCAATGTTCTACAGACCAAAAGTCTGTTATCATCATGCGATATTTGAATGATTTAACAATCTATGAAACAGCTGAAGTTCTTGGGTGGACCGAAAGCAAAGTGAAGACGACGCAGCATCGTGCACTAAAAAAATTAAAAAAGGTGATGAATAGCTACGGGAAGGAGGGTGATGGAGATGGGAAAACACGATTGGGATGA
- a CDS encoding ECF transporter S component: MKKRGVLYLVGVAMLSSIAYILMMLNFPLPPFPTFLKIDFSDIPALIAAIIMGPAAGILVEFIKNLLHYIMTGSDGFGVPVGDFANFMAGILYILPTYYIYNRLKTRKSMTFGLVLGTATMAVMMSVLNYFVILPAYTYFLHAPAMSGAEVRAMIVTAILPFNFVKGFITMLLFMLLFSRMQNWMNKQAYKNA, translated from the coding sequence ATGAAGAAAAGAGGAGTTTTATATTTAGTTGGTGTAGCGATGTTGAGCAGCATTGCCTATATTTTAATGATGTTGAATTTTCCGCTGCCACCGTTCCCAACATTTCTAAAGATTGATTTCAGTGATATTCCGGCGTTGATTGCAGCCATCATTATGGGGCCGGCTGCTGGAATTTTAGTGGAATTCATCAAAAACCTGCTTCATTACATCATGACAGGAAGTGACGGATTCGGAGTTCCTGTAGGAGACTTCGCCAATTTTATGGCAGGCATTTTATATATTTTACCGACTTATTATATATATAACCGTTTAAAAACAAGGAAGAGCATGACGTTTGGATTGGTATTAGGTACTGCGACTATGGCAGTTATGATGAGTGTCCTGAATTACTTCGTCATCCTGCCGGCCTATACGTATTTTTTGCATGCTCCGGCAATGAGCGGTGCGGAAGTAAGAGCGATGATCGTTACGGCTATCCTTCCGTTTAATTTTGTAAAAGGATTTATTACAATGCTGCTGTTCATGCTTTTATTCAGCAGAATGCAGAATTGGATGAACAAGCAGGCCTATAAAAACGCCTAA
- a CDS encoding ferredoxin, producing the protein MAKYTIVDKDTCIACGACGAAAPDIYDYDDEGIAFVTLDDNEGIVEVPDILLDDMMDAFEGCPTDSIKVADEPFEGDALKFE; encoded by the coding sequence ATGGCAAAATATACAATTGTTGACAAAGATACTTGCATTGCTTGCGGGGCTTGTGGAGCAGCAGCACCAGATATTTACGATTATGATGACGAGGGCATCGCTTTCGTAACGTTAGACGATAATGAAGGTATCGTGGAAGTACCAGATATCCTTCTTGATGATATGATGGATGCATTCGAAGGATGTCCGACAGATTCCATTAAAGTAGCTGATGAGCCATTTGAAGGCGACGCCTTGAAATTTGAATAG
- a CDS encoding helix-turn-helix domain-containing protein, whose amino-acid sequence MTFFQAILLKCLIAIKEERTVYSIYHILKGKKSSQSIQDSHLYGLRSYFQLFPMIERKEFDQTMQEMNDLALVEKTSEIHFRATSSGIEALEQYSNLLSEDSHVDGNLQDSMLVFWKRLTLLIQVMSHLIRRESHYYPIQRERELLQWIKLFLKRNRNSREKIAYHTYEELKNLLNKQTFENPMVFILRLTGQGRIGLTMKQAAAQLQLEETEYYFRFMNVLHYFMKEILASPQEYPILASLIEDSIQPLPMTASTIETYYLLKQNHSIMDISAMRRLQPSTIEDHIIEIAINDPNFLIEPFVSRDESDHILMAAKQNGGLKLKPIKEAVPDASYFQIRLVLAKCGGNR is encoded by the coding sequence ATGACTTTTTTTCAAGCAATCCTATTAAAATGTTTGATTGCTATCAAAGAAGAGCGGACGGTATATTCCATTTACCATATCCTTAAAGGCAAAAAATCTTCCCAGTCCATCCAAGATTCCCACCTATATGGACTGCGCAGCTACTTCCAGTTGTTCCCAATGATCGAAAGGAAGGAATTTGATCAAACCATGCAGGAAATGAATGATCTGGCTTTGGTGGAAAAAACTTCAGAAATTCATTTTAGAGCGACCTCTTCCGGGATAGAAGCACTCGAACAGTATTCCAATCTGCTTTCCGAAGATTCCCATGTGGACGGAAACCTGCAGGATAGTATGCTGGTCTTTTGGAAAAGGCTCACTCTCTTGATTCAAGTCATGTCCCACTTAATTCGCAGGGAGTCTCATTATTATCCTATTCAACGTGAACGGGAACTATTACAATGGATAAAATTATTTCTGAAAAGGAATCGAAATTCAAGAGAAAAAATTGCTTATCATACATACGAGGAATTAAAGAACCTCTTAAACAAACAGACCTTCGAAAATCCGATGGTTTTCATTCTGCGTCTAACGGGTCAAGGCAGAATCGGCTTGACAATGAAGCAGGCTGCAGCACAGTTACAGCTGGAGGAAACTGAATACTATTTTCGGTTCATGAACGTACTGCATTATTTCATGAAGGAAATCCTGGCATCTCCTCAGGAATATCCAATTTTGGCGTCCTTGATAGAAGATAGCATCCAGCCGCTGCCCATGACAGCTTCAACGATTGAAACGTATTACTTATTGAAGCAGAATCATTCCATAATGGATATAAGTGCTATGAGAAGATTACAGCCGAGCACCATAGAAGACCATATTATCGAAATTGCCATAAATGATCCGAACTTTCTTATCGAGCCTTTTGTAAGCAGGGATGAATCCGATCATATATTAATGGCTGCAAAACAGAACGGAGGATTAAAATTAAAGCCCATAAAAGAAGCGGTTCCGGATGCATCATATTTTCAAATTAGATTAGTGTTGGCGAAATGTGGGGGTAATCGATGA
- a CDS encoding RecQ family ATP-dependent DNA helicase → MILEQVLHKYFGYSSFRTGQKEIIQTVLAGKDTIAMLPTGTGKSLCYQLPGYLLKGSVLIISPLLSLMQDQVEQLKANGEKRVVGLNSFLTFDEKKHVLSTLKKYKFIYASPERLANPALMNKLKNMDISLFVIDEAHCISQWGHDFRPDYSGLGKVRMELGCPATMALTATATESVRKDIASSLKLKDAEEWIFSVDRKNIGIYVKELQSHQEKFDELLYLVKNLQGDGIIYFSSKKMAEEVSDWLGSCGIRNVAAYHGGMDQEQRILIQQQFLYGQLNIICATSAFGMGINKDNIRYVIHFHMPSRLESYIQEIGRAGRDGNPSAAIYLSAPHDEQLPMHLIDNEMPSESQIEGYSSMMNKAESENEIRQVLDLTETQARFLNHFFKSHSGQNEDIDLVEAAKGFCAERCRDKYEQLSIIQNWVSSKNCRREGILHFFNEELGQKPLLCCDRCGLDLSSYFHTEKNGIEEDSEMEWDLILRNILLGDVVEK, encoded by the coding sequence ATGATATTAGAACAAGTTTTGCATAAATATTTTGGTTATTCTTCCTTTCGGACCGGCCAAAAGGAAATCATCCAGACAGTCCTTGCCGGAAAAGATACGATTGCGATGCTGCCCACAGGAACAGGAAAGTCGCTATGCTATCAGCTGCCGGGTTATTTATTGAAAGGGTCAGTTTTGATAATCTCACCGCTGTTATCTCTGATGCAGGATCAAGTCGAGCAATTGAAAGCGAATGGGGAGAAACGGGTGGTCGGACTGAATTCATTCCTGACATTTGATGAAAAGAAACATGTCTTATCAACCTTAAAAAAATATAAATTTATATATGCTTCACCGGAGAGGCTTGCGAATCCGGCTTTGATGAATAAATTAAAAAATATGGATATTTCATTATTTGTCATCGATGAAGCCCATTGCATCTCACAATGGGGACATGATTTCAGACCAGATTATTCCGGGTTGGGAAAAGTACGAATGGAGTTGGGATGTCCCGCAACAATGGCCTTGACAGCGACAGCCACCGAGAGTGTCAGGAAAGATATAGCCTCCAGTTTAAAGCTGAAGGATGCCGAGGAATGGATTTTCTCAGTGGATCGAAAGAACATCGGAATCTATGTTAAAGAACTTCAAAGCCATCAAGAAAAGTTCGATGAACTTCTTTATTTAGTGAAGAATCTGCAAGGCGACGGAATCATTTACTTTTCAAGCAAAAAGATGGCTGAGGAAGTAAGCGATTGGCTCGGAAGCTGCGGAATCAGAAACGTCGCAGCATATCATGGGGGAATGGATCAAGAACAAAGGATACTGATTCAGCAGCAGTTCTTATACGGACAGTTGAATATCATATGTGCTACAAGTGCGTTCGGTATGGGAATCAATAAAGATAATATTCGATACGTCATCCATTTTCATATGCCCTCTAGACTTGAATCCTACATACAGGAAATAGGAAGAGCCGGCAGAGACGGCAATCCGAGTGCTGCGATTTATCTTTCAGCACCGCATGATGAGCAACTCCCGATGCATCTAATCGATAATGAGATGCCATCTGAGTCACAGATTGAAGGGTACTCTTCGATGATGAATAAAGCTGAAAGTGAGAATGAAATTCGTCAGGTCCTTGATTTAACAGAAACCCAAGCCAGATTTTTAAATCATTTTTTTAAAAGTCACAGCGGGCAAAATGAGGATATTGATCTAGTTGAAGCGGCCAAGGGCTTCTGTGCGGAACGGTGCCGCGATAAATATGAGCAGCTTTCAATCATACAGAATTGGGTCAGTTCAAAAAATTGCAGAAGAGAGGGCATCCTTCACTTCTTTAACGAAGAGCTCGGACAAAAGCCATTGCTTTGCTGCGATCGATGCGGCCTGGATCTTAGTTCCTATTTCCATACAGAAAAAAACGGGATTGAAGAGGATTCCGAGATGGAGTGGGATCTGATTTTGAGAAATATTTTATTGGGTGATGTGGTCGAGAAATGA
- a CDS encoding CPBP family intramembrane glutamic endopeptidase, with amino-acid sequence MKKQSEIIKSLTAQELAFHVYSTQFVLLTISILLGIFLFDSVREVFELFRWNTRFVLLGITMGSVVVLLDIGLMKLLPEKYYDDGGINEKIFKNRTILEILFFAITIAICEELLFRGIIQTHTNWIVGSIIFALIHIRYWGHWYLIVNILLLSLLISGLYEWTDQSLLAVMFMHFIIDFLLGIVVRENAKKALKEGMNHEN; translated from the coding sequence ATGAAAAAACAATCAGAAATCATCAAAAGCCTGACCGCCCAGGAACTTGCGTTTCATGTTTATTCTACTCAATTTGTCCTATTAACGATTTCCATTCTTTTAGGTATATTTTTATTTGATAGTGTTAGGGAAGTTTTTGAATTGTTCAGGTGGAATACTCGTTTTGTATTGTTAGGAATAACCATGGGCTCTGTTGTTGTTCTATTGGATATAGGCCTTATGAAACTTCTTCCTGAAAAGTACTATGATGATGGAGGCATCAATGAAAAAATTTTCAAAAACCGGACCATTCTTGAAATTCTTTTCTTTGCCATCACAATCGCCATATGTGAAGAACTCCTTTTCAGAGGAATCATACAAACACATACAAATTGGATTGTTGGCAGCATTATTTTTGCCCTCATACATATTCGTTATTGGGGACATTGGTATTTAATCGTTAATATTCTTCTGCTGAGCCTATTGATCAGCGGTTTATATGAATGGACGGATCAATCGCTGCTTGCCGTTATGTTCATGCATTTTATCATCGATTTTTTGCTGGGCATAGTGGTTCGGGAAAATGCAAAGAAAGCTTTAAAAGAAGGGATGAACCATGAGAACTGA
- a CDS encoding LysM peptidoglycan-binding domain-containing protein, whose protein sequence is MRTDEYRDQAERLRKRIDKIEPSQSELSENKTRGTLPPRNEHHRQKKKKTKWNPKFPLIKLLMLSFILLPISIFGLYTYFEKHPISTPVLNNGVGEEVSFSSSSEDSSSEHVSAKENNDIDASPDEAQDNKNNGENKNVQQKDKPQDSSAVDVKDKPDSIADEKNENQKKEDELNVVEHTVQSNETIYRIAMNYFHSKDGIEKIKEYNHLPSNDIEVGQVLKIPLPK, encoded by the coding sequence ATGAGAACTGACGAATATCGGGATCAAGCTGAAAGGCTGCGAAAAAGAATCGACAAAATTGAACCGAGTCAATCGGAGCTCTCGGAAAACAAAACAAGGGGCACGTTGCCGCCTCGCAACGAACATCATAGGCAAAAAAAGAAAAAGACTAAATGGAATCCAAAGTTTCCATTAATCAAATTATTAATGCTTTCATTTATTTTACTGCCCATTTCTATCTTTGGGCTCTATACTTATTTTGAAAAACATCCGATCAGTACCCCTGTATTGAATAACGGCGTAGGTGAAGAAGTTTCTTTCTCAAGTTCAAGTGAAGATTCATCCAGTGAACATGTGTCTGCGAAAGAAAATAATGATATTGATGCCTCACCTGATGAAGCACAAGATAACAAAAACAATGGCGAAAATAAAAACGTCCAACAAAAAGACAAACCACAAGATTCATCTGCTGTGGATGTTAAGGATAAACCAGATTCAATTGCTGATGAAAAGAATGAAAACCAAAAAAAGGAAGATGAATTGAATGTGGTTGAGCATACCGTTCAATCAAATGAGACCATTTATCGAATCGCGATGAATTATTTCCATTCCAAGGATGGGATTGAGAAGATAAAAGAATATAATCACCTGCCAAGCAACGACATTGAAGTAGGACAAGTATTAAAGATTCCATTGCCGAAATGA
- a CDS encoding DUF2663 family protein: protein MESSIIMLDGDTDQATKQMLENVVKRKKKYEKYKKRHLIVLWAAVFITFGFLYYIYKAILIKYSYSFAEVFSVFVNAQRNMFFLLTAAGLFGYAKILYNKREKTEKEYHALRCEIIDKSKDLWRDDRWKNRHNVFEMMKKEYDINLYHESK, encoded by the coding sequence ATGGAATCATCAATAATCATGCTGGATGGGGACACGGACCAAGCCACAAAGCAAATGCTCGAAAATGTAGTGAAAAGAAAGAAAAAATATGAAAAGTATAAGAAAAGGCATTTAATTGTATTGTGGGCGGCAGTCTTTATTACATTTGGTTTTCTTTATTATATCTATAAAGCAATATTGATAAAATACTCATATTCGTTCGCAGAAGTCTTTTCTGTATTTGTGAATGCCCAGAGGAATATGTTTTTTTTATTGACCGCTGCTGGGCTTTTTGGATATGCTAAAATCCTTTACAATAAAAGGGAAAAAACTGAAAAAGAATATCATGCACTGCGCTGTGAAATCATTGATAAAAGCAAGGATCTGTGGCGGGATGACCGGTGGAAAAACCGGCACAACGTATTCGAAATGATGAAAAAAGAATATGATATCAATTTGTATCATGAAAGCAAATAA
- a CDS encoding manganese catalase family protein produces MWVYEKKLQYPVRVSNCNPKLAKFLIEQYGGADGELAAALRYLNQRYSIPDKVIGLLTDIGTEEFAHLEMIATMVYKLTKDATPDQMKEAGLGAHYANHDNALYYESAGGVPWTASYIAAKGDPIADLYEDIAAEEKARATYQWIINMSDDPDLNDGLRFLREREIIHSQRFREAVEILKEERDRKKIF; encoded by the coding sequence ATGTGGGTATATGAGAAGAAACTTCAATATCCAGTAAGGGTATCAAACTGCAACCCAAAGCTGGCAAAATTCTTGATAGAACAATATGGCGGGGCCGACGGAGAGCTTGCAGCGGCACTCCGATACTTGAACCAACGCTATTCCATCCCGGACAAAGTCATTGGATTATTGACGGATATCGGGACAGAAGAATTTGCACATCTTGAAATGATAGCTACGATGGTTTATAAATTGACAAAAGATGCCACCCCGGACCAAATGAAAGAAGCTGGATTAGGGGCTCATTATGCAAACCACGACAATGCTTTATACTACGAAAGCGCAGGTGGCGTGCCTTGGACAGCTTCCTACATCGCTGCCAAGGGAGACCCGATTGCAGATCTATATGAAGATATTGCAGCAGAGGAAAAAGCTCGTGCAACTTACCAATGGATCATCAATATGAGTGATGATCCTGATTTGAACGATGGACTCCGTTTCTTAAGGGAAAGGGAAATCATCCATTCCCAGCGTTTCAGGGAGGCTGTGGAGATCCTCAAGGAAGAAAGAGATCGAAAGAAAATATTTTAA
- a CDS encoding spore coat protein CotJB — protein MKQLPQEYYDLLEELQTVDFVIVELTLYLDTHPDDMEAIQQFNTFVKNRKHIKKQFEKQFGALTNYGYSYSQYPWDWKEAPWPWQV, from the coding sequence ATGAAGCAGCTCCCGCAGGAATATTATGATTTATTGGAAGAATTGCAAACAGTGGATTTTGTCATCGTCGAGCTGACCTTGTACTTGGATACCCATCCCGATGACATGGAAGCAATCCAGCAGTTCAATACTTTTGTCAAAAACCGCAAACACATCAAAAAACAATTTGAAAAGCAATTCGGTGCATTGACCAATTATGGCTACAGTTATTCACAATATCCATGGGACTGGAAGGAAGCACCTTGGCCATGGCAGGTGTAA
- a CDS encoding spore coat associated protein CotJA, which produces MSSWYKSYNPYVSPFDPCPPIRVKTYSTPPNLYMGFQPPNLPQFTPKEAIRTGTLWKAFYDPYYSPYERTKGDVPE; this is translated from the coding sequence ATGTCCTCATGGTATAAAAGTTATAACCCATATGTAAGCCCATTTGATCCTTGTCCTCCGATCAGAGTTAAAACCTATTCCACTCCTCCAAATTTGTATATGGGATTTCAACCTCCGAATCTCCCTCAGTTCACACCGAAGGAAGCAATTCGCACCGGTACACTTTGGAAGGCTTTCTATGATCCCTACTACAGTCCATATGAGAGAACAAAGGGGGATGTTCCAGAATGA
- a CDS encoding CBS domain-containing protein, whose amino-acid sequence MFVKSIMIPKHQCHVIQWDDTVEKALAVLEEMQIDGLPVLNEGKFEGIVTRFSIFQSFFQSTKEKKEFLNTTLVKDVSTHQEKYLNGSEIFEDTLLELKDFPLMGVIDDNRMFQGIVTRFDVLEQFQSAFGVNRAGVRIAFTSVETEGRIARLAEIIQQFHESVISLITFDETDKLVRRIVLKVEKKNNIEKFIKKLEKSGFRVLDIHEE is encoded by the coding sequence ATGTTTGTAAAGAGTATTATGATCCCAAAGCATCAGTGCCATGTGATTCAATGGGATGACACGGTTGAAAAGGCATTAGCCGTCTTGGAGGAAATGCAGATCGATGGGCTTCCTGTTTTGAATGAAGGAAAATTTGAAGGAATTGTTACCCGGTTCAGCATTTTCCAAAGTTTCTTCCAATCGACAAAAGAGAAAAAAGAATTTTTAAATACAACTTTGGTGAAGGATGTATCGACCCACCAAGAAAAATATTTGAATGGCAGCGAGATTTTTGAAGATACATTATTGGAGTTGAAAGATTTTCCACTAATGGGTGTCATTGATGACAATCGAATGTTTCAGGGCATAGTCACTCGATTTGACGTATTGGAACAATTCCAAAGCGCCTTCGGAGTCAATCGAGCAGGTGTAAGGATAGCCTTCACATCAGTCGAGACAGAAGGACGGATTGCCAGACTGGCTGAGATCATTCAGCAATTCCATGAGTCGGTGATCTCGTTGATCACCTTTGATGAGACTGATAAATTAGTAAGAAGGATCGTCTTGAAGGTCGAAAAGAAAAATAATATCGAAAAGTTCATTAAAAAGCTGGAAAAGTCCGGGTTCAGAGTGTTGGATATACACGAAGAATAG
- a CDS encoding metallophosphoesterase, with product MVYFFMSIILIGIILLIYMYVEAKRNRVLFQTFLFENYPDGADPLRIFFISDIHRRVIHNKIIDEVKSKADIVIIGGDLLERGVSIQKAKENLSLLKEIGPVYFVWGNNDYEVNHEELVSLFHELEIIILKNDSVQLLNDGGNHIHLLGVDDLNQKTARLDKALEGCSKESFKILVSHDPKIMRRVKSDENISLILCGHTHGGQIHIFGYSPYEKGKIYEFGKARLLISNGYGTTGVPLRLGAKPETHVITIQHG from the coding sequence ATGGTTTATTTTTTTATGTCAATAATCTTGATTGGAATCATTTTACTTATATACATGTACGTGGAAGCAAAGCGAAATAGAGTGTTATTTCAGACCTTCTTATTTGAAAATTATCCTGATGGAGCAGATCCTCTAAGGATTTTCTTTATTTCTGACATTCATCGCCGAGTTATCCATAACAAAATCATCGATGAAGTGAAAAGCAAGGCGGATATCGTCATTATCGGCGGGGACTTGTTAGAACGCGGGGTTTCCATTCAAAAGGCGAAAGAAAACCTTTCTTTGCTAAAAGAAATTGGCCCCGTTTATTTTGTATGGGGCAATAATGACTATGAAGTTAATCATGAAGAGCTTGTTTCTCTATTTCATGAACTTGAAATTATTATATTGAAAAACGATTCAGTCCAGCTTTTGAATGATGGAGGAAATCACATTCATTTATTGGGTGTGGATGACTTGAATCAAAAGACCGCAAGGTTGGATAAAGCATTGGAAGGCTGCAGCAAGGAAAGCTTTAAGATTCTTGTCAGCCATGATCCGAAAATCATGAGAAGAGTCAAAAGCGATGAAAATATTTCTTTAATCCTGTGCGGTCATACACACGGAGGGCAAATACATATTTTCGGTTACAGTCCGTATGAGAAAGGGAAAATTTATGAGTTTGGCAAAGCCCGTTTGCTCATAAGCAATGGATACGGGACGACGGGGGTCCCACTAAGGCTGGGAGCCAAACCGGAAACTCATGTCATTACAATCCAGCATGGATGA